A genomic stretch from Brassica rapa cultivar Chiifu-401-42 unplaced genomic scaffold, CAAS_Brap_v3.01 Scaffold0640, whole genome shotgun sequence includes:
- the LOC103843768 gene encoding uncharacterized protein LOC103843768 isoform X2: MLISCDYSMVNNPLLFGITGSSAFCAYPEDYRAPIFDYNVFAKEFVWETLLKDNMTTCGEMMMIVNNLLLSAFATYAWRLSKYVANSSLISKSEEHIEELFGIVPRDPDSVAEARYFCQVCKYPAYNDYNLFLHNESEEHNRKNLAEKMAQDEDCESRKRNPQMDLFYERNKKR, from the exons ATGCTGATATCCTGTGATTATTCAATGGTTAATAATCCTTTACTTTTTGGGATTACTGGCTCCTCTGCTTTTTGTGCATATCCAGAAGATTATCGGGCACCTATCTTTGATTACAATGTGTTTGCCAAAGAGTTTGTCTGGGAAACTTTATTGAAAGACAACATGACTACATGTGGTGAGATGATGATGATCGTGAACAACCTCCTCCTCTCTGCATTTGCGACATATGCCTGGAGACTTTCCAAATATGTGGCGAATTCATCACTCATCTCAAAGAGTGAAGAACACATAGAGGAG TTGTTTGGAATTGTCCCCAGAGACCCCGACTCAGTCGCTGAGGCTAGATATTTTTGCCAAGTTTGCAAATATCCCGCCTACAACGATTATAACTTGTTCCTCCATAACGAAAGTGAAGAACATAATCGCAAG AATCTGGCTGAGAAAATGGCTCAAGATGAGGATTGCGAGAGCAGGAAGAGAAATCCACAAATGGATCTCTTTTACgagagaaacaagaagaggtaG
- the LOC103843768 gene encoding uncharacterized protein LOC103843768 isoform X1 yields the protein MLISCDYSMVNNPLLFGITGSSAFCAYPEDYRAPIFDYNVFAKEFVWETLLKDNMTTCGEMMMIVNNLLLSAFATYAWRLSKYVANSSLISKSEEHIEELFGIVPRDPDSVAEARYFCQVCKYPAYNDYNLFLHNESEEHNRKKNLAEKMAQDEDCESRKRNPQMDLFYERNKKR from the exons ATGCTGATATCCTGTGATTATTCAATGGTTAATAATCCTTTACTTTTTGGGATTACTGGCTCCTCTGCTTTTTGTGCATATCCAGAAGATTATCGGGCACCTATCTTTGATTACAATGTGTTTGCCAAAGAGTTTGTCTGGGAAACTTTATTGAAAGACAACATGACTACATGTGGTGAGATGATGATGATCGTGAACAACCTCCTCCTCTCTGCATTTGCGACATATGCCTGGAGACTTTCCAAATATGTGGCGAATTCATCACTCATCTCAAAGAGTGAAGAACACATAGAGGAG TTGTTTGGAATTGTCCCCAGAGACCCCGACTCAGTCGCTGAGGCTAGATATTTTTGCCAAGTTTGCAAATATCCCGCCTACAACGATTATAACTTGTTCCTCCATAACGAAAGTGAAGAACATAATCGCAAG AAGAATCTGGCTGAGAAAATGGCTCAAGATGAGGATTGCGAGAGCAGGAAGAGAAATCCACAAATGGATCTCTTTTACgagagaaacaagaagaggtaG
- the LOC103843779 gene encoding transcription factor UPBEAT1: MGGVTLEGQRKESIWVLMRRQRARRALVKKIMIRPKKSVEAIRRPSRAIHRRVKTLKELVPNTKSSSAGLDGLLRQTADYILALERKVRVMQTMFQALTETDCV; this comes from the coding sequence ATGGGAGGAGTAACATTAGAAGGACAAAGAAAGGAATCAATTTGGGTTCTGATGAGAAGACAAAGAGCACGAAGGGCACTTGTGAAGAAGATCATGATCCGACCCAAGAAAAGTGTGGAAGCTATTAGAAGACCGTCTCGCGCCATTCATAGACGAGTCAAGACTCTGAAAGAGCTTGTTCCCAACACTAAATCATCTTCAGCAGGTTTGGATGGACTCTTAAGGCAAACGGCTGATTATATTTTGGCTTTGGAAAGGAAAGTGAGAGTCATGCAGACTATGTTTCAGGCTTTGACCGAAACTGATTGTGTTTAA